In the Catharus ustulatus isolate bCatUst1 chromosome 18, bCatUst1.pri.v2, whole genome shotgun sequence genome, one interval contains:
- the RFLNA gene encoding refilin-A, which yields MLALPRAAPGSGRLVAAVGTQEGPPGLPSPSLPPRRAALEDFLPPRPPRCPPDMVGHLQLQGMDESLKEKSREGLLDSPDSGLPPSPSPPFYSLSPGEGRAGGSGAADPPAPGHRREAKDGKVMPYLLLNPSMPEIRPRMYPVFFGESIEVNPEPVQEIRCNSEVKYDSEKHYRDDIFYGPIPTVTTYSETIIAAPNCTWRNYKSQLIFEPRQKPVRFQSTTIIFPKRAKNIYRTTLNYSLGCAKRWFASSVQLELCEETNPCVMYSETL from the exons AtgctggcgctgccccgcgcaGCACCGGGCTCCGGCAGGCTGGTAGCGGCGGTCGGGACTCAGGAGGGGCCCCCCGGgctcccttccccttccctccctccgcGGCGGGCGGCGCTGGAGGATTTTCTCCCGCCGCGGCCCCCTCGCTGTCCCCCAGACATGGTAGGTCACCTCCAGCTGCAAGGGATGGACGAGAGCCTGAAGGAGAAGAGCCGGGAAGGCTTGCTGGACAGTCCGGACTCGGggctgccccccagccccagccccccctTCTACTCCCTGTCGCCCGGTGAGGGCCGAGCAGGGGGCAGCGGCGCTGCGGATCCCCCGGCCCCGGGCCACCGGCGAGAGGCCAAGGACGGCAAAGTG atGCCTTATCTGCTGCTGAACCCATCCATGCCAGAGATAAGACCTCGAATGTACCCGGTGTTTTTTGGAGAAAGCATTGAGGTCAACCCTGAGCCCGTGCAGGAAATCAG GTGCAATTCCGAGGTGAAGTACGACTCGGAGAAGCACTACCGGGACGACATCTTCTACGGCCCCATCCCCACCGTCACCACCTACAGCGAGACCATCATCGCCGCTCCCAACTGCACCTGGCGGAACTACAAGTCCCAGCTGATCTTCGAGCCCCGCCAGAAGCCGGTGAGGTTTCAGAGCACGACCATCATTTTCCCCAAGCGTGCCAAGAACATTTACCGGACCACCCTCAACTACAGCTTGGGTTGTGCCAAGCGCTGGTTTGCTTCCAGCGTGCAGCTGGAACTCTGCGAGGAAACCAACCCGTGCGTCATGTACAGCGAGACCCTCTGA